The following coding sequences lie in one Cryptococcus neoformans var. neoformans B-3501A chromosome 2, whole genome shotgun sequence genomic window:
- a CDS encoding hypothetical protein (HMMPfam hit to BAR, BAR domain, score: 272.6, E(): 6.4e-79), whose amino-acid sequence MSWGGFKKAATRAGTSIMQKTGQVERTIDREFAEEEGRYKTMEKETLNLQKEAKTYLDSMRSMASSQSRIAETVALFYSADRTSDGAMAGHAYKSAVDELDAGVGRELDAPFRATVLDPIGKLNSYYTNIDAAITKRSHKMSDYDAARAKVRKLVEKPSDDSTKLPRAQSEHDEARDIFNILNDQLITELPILVDLRIPYLDPSFEAMIRCQLNFAQEGYERLAGVQRYFADSIRDDYANGALDAQVETVLEEMKELAIYGQ is encoded by the exons ATGTCTTG GGGAGG ATTTAAGAAGGCCGCCACTAGGGCGGGAACGTCAATTATGCAGAAGACCGGTCAGGTTGAGCGAACTATAGATCGAGAGTTtgccgaggaagaagggcgatACAAGAC gatggagaaggaaaccTTGAACCTTcaaaaagaagcaaagACTTACCTTGACTCCATGCGAT CCATGGCCTCATCCCAGTCTAGAATTGCCGAGACTGTTGCTCTATTCTACTCTGCCGATCGAACGAGCGAT GGTGCTATGGCTGGTCATGCGTACAAATCTGCTGTCGACGAACTTGATGCTGGAGTTGGTCGTGAGCTC GACGCTCCATTCCGAGCGACGGTCCTTGACCCAATCGGCAAACTTAACAGCTATTACACCAATATCGACGCGGCTATCACAAAGCGATCTCACAAG ATGAGCGACTATGATGCTGCAAGGGCTAAAGTTAGAAAGCTCGTAGAAAAGCCATCAGATGACTCTACCAAGCTTCCTCGGGCTCAATCCGAGCACGACGAGGCTCGTGATATCTTCAATATCCTTAATGACCAGCTTATCACCGAATTGCCCATCTTGGTCGACCTTCGTATCC CCTATCTTGACCCGTCCTTCGAGGCTATGATCCGTTGCCAACTTAACTTTGCTCAAGAAGGATACGAAAGACTTGCAGGCGTACAAAGGTACTTTGCTGACAGTATCCGAGATGACTATGCGAACGGCGCGCTCGACGCTCAGGTGGAGACAGTGTTGGAAGAAATGAAGGAACTGGCTATCTATGGGCAGTAA
- a CDS encoding hypothetical protein (HMMPfam hit to CtaG_Cox11, Cytochrome c oxidase assembly protein CtaG / Cox11, score: 274.3, E(): 1.9e-79), translating to MASLTGFSIRAAVGAFSCPTCTSRFIQPRSSFLRSIRQYSTPPPPKFAASAVAGGAKPRVTAEEARRAVEAARQRMYKERANKNRSILLYSAGSRTDQLFLALGITYAAVPLYRAFCSATGFAGTPMTDTSRFTPDRLYVTPETEGRKRITVHFQSSSAESLPWKFEPVTKSVRVLPGETALAFYTAKNYGDKDLIGIATYNITPDKIAPYFAKVECFCFEEQKIRAGEEVDLPVFFFIDRDIVEEPQLDNLDDVVLNYTFFRARRNDMGHAVPDAPEDVIQKSQGFENYELAKKA from the exons ATGGCTTCATTGACAGGATTCTCTATTCGTGCGGCGGTCGGTGCATTC TCTTGCCCAACATGCACCTCTCGCTTCATCCAGCCACGGTCCAGCTTTTTGCGATCCATCAGACAATATTCTactccccctccccctaAATTTGCTGCTTCAGCAGTTGCAGGCGGTGCTAAGCCTCGAGTAActgctgaagaagctcgTCGCGCGGTTGAGGCTGCTCGGCAAAGAATGTACAAGGAGAGGGCAAACAAGAATAGAAGTATCCTGTTATACTCTGCTGGTAGT CGTACTGATCAGCTGTTCCTTGCCCTCGGTATCACCTACGCCGCCGTTCCCCTTTACCGAGCTTTCTGCTCAGCCACTGGTTTCGCTGGCACTCCCATGACCGATACCTCACGATTCACCCCTGATCGTCTCTATGTTACCCCCGAAACTGAAGGTCGTAAGCGTATAACGGTACACTTTCAATCATCAAGCGCAGAATCTTTACCGTGGAAATTTGAGCCCGTGACCAAAAGTGTGAGGGTGCTGCCTGGTGAAACGGCATTGGCGTTCTACACAGCAAAGAACTACGGTGACAAGGATTTGATTGGTATTGCTACCTACAACATCACTCCTGACAAG ATCGCCCCTTACTTCGCCAAAGTCGAATGTTTCTGCTTCGAAGAGCAGAAGATCCGAGCgggtgaagaagtggaTTTGCCAGTatttttcttcatcgaccGTGATATCGTCGAGGAGCCTCAGTTGGACAATTTGGACGATGTGGTTTTGAACTATACCTTCTTCCG TGCTCGAAGGAATGACATGGGCCACGCCGTTCCAGACGCTCCGGAGGATGTCATCCAAAAATCCCAAGGTTTTGAGAATTACGAGCTTGCGAAGAAGGCATAG
- a CDS encoding hypothetical protein (HMMPfam hit to PUF, Pumilio-family RNA binding repeat, score: 193.6, E(): 3.8e-55): protein MATQGTDYDGNDVASRLSNMNIAENHYASIQQPQPPSHSQSPVTNTSPNVSTPFARGLTYSYAGEQQGYPYYSASAGVDQFGGQMGPPATYPYGAPVQLLSPHLAPVNFDGYSGGGEVYGNQQDRSQSHQQQQVVQANGTTGRQTYRPPHGQTLQQSAQYFGYPDQRQYWMSHQEIFLQQIERKKEYQPRSSQGPMSRIPQNSGSNFRQDFNPTLQGNFHGQGNLSFHAAQTGQYGLHPAPHFVALTGFPPQFSSQYLGRPASTRKFDDPGVVRSALLEDFRLNKLKKWELNDIFGHIVEFAGDQHGSRFIQQKLETATPEDRQKLFDEIYTNAYQLMTDVFGNYVTQKMFEHGDQLQKAALAKKMDGRVLQLSMQMYGCRVVQKALDHLLNEQRAKIVAELEPHILECVKSSNANHVVQRIINTGPPQSIPDSFIGHVEELAKHPYGCRVLQKTFENLDDKMKRSLLDEMHKCVISLTEDQFGNYVIQSVITVGKPEDRNKVISQLRGRVTTFARHKFASNVVEKALIHADPADRRVLIDELIGMQLDGTNQVGMLLRDAYANFPLQTGMFAADPAQREELLEIVLPLLPPLRHTPVGKRIEGRLAQMENEGNISSVMMRKTLSSSTATTDTNAALSMSRTASGSTVPTSPELSIIHTPTVKSPKKDETEGW from the exons ATGGCTACGCAGGGCACCGATTACGACGGCAACGACGTTGCTTCTCGATTGTCAAATATGAACATTGCGGAAAACCATTACGCTTCGATTCAGCAACCCCAGCCACCCTCCCACTCCCAAAGCCCTGTAACTAACACCTCCCCGAACGTGTCAACTCCGTTTGCACGTGGCTTAACCTATTCGTACGCCGGCGAACAGCAAGGGTACCCTTACTATAGCGCCTCTGCAGGCGTCGACCAATTTGGCGGACAGATGGGTCCTCCTGCCACGTACCCTTACGGAGCTCCTGTCCAACTACTTTCTCCTCACTTGGCTCCTGTGAATTTTGATGGGTATTCTGGAGGCGGCGAAGTTTATGGTAATCAGCAAGATCGTAGTCAAagtcatcaacaacaacaagtcGTACAGGCCAACGGTACGACTGGGAGACAGACTTACCGACCGCCTCATGGGCAGACGCTACAGCAGAGTGCTCAATACTTTGGTTACCCTGACCAAAGGCAATATTGGATGTCTCATCAAGAAATATTCTTGCAGCAAAtagaaaggaagaaagag TACCAGCCTCGTTCTAGCCAAGGTCCCATGAGCCGCATCCCTCAAAATTCTGGCTCCAATTTCCGTCAAGACTTCAATCCTACACTTCAAGGCAATTTCCATGGACAGGGCAACTTGTCTTTCCATGCCGCACAAACTGGGCAATACGGCTTACACCCTGCCCCTCATTTCGTTGCCCTCACTGGTTTCCCTCCTCAGTTTTCTTCTCAGTATCTGGGTAGGCCCGCGTCAACGAGGAAATTTGACGATCCTGGAGTAGTTAGAAGTGCGTTGTTGGAGGATTTCAGGTTGAACAAGCTCAAAAAATGGGAACTGAAT GACATTTTCGGCCATATTGTCGAATTTGCCGGCGACCAGCATGGTTCTCGATTTATTCAGCAGAAGCTTGAAACCGCCACTCCTGAAGACCGTCAAAAACTCTTTGACGAGATTTATACCAATGCCTACCAGCTAATGACCGACGTTTTTGGAAACTACGTTACTCAGAAAATGTTTGAACATGGTGACCAGCTCCAAAAGGCTGCtctggcgaagaagatggacgGACGCGTCTTGCAACTCTCTATGCAGATGTACGGATGTCGA GTCGTGCAAAAAGCACTTGACCATCTTTTGAACGAGCAGAGAGCCAAGATTGTAGCAGAACTTGAGCCACACATTCTAGAATGCGTAAAGTCTAGCAATGCCAACCATGTCGTACAG CGTATCATCAACACTGGTCCTCCCCAGTCTATTCCAGATTCCTTTATCGGTCATGTGGAGGAGCTTGCCAAACATCCATACGGTTGCCGCGTCTTGCAAAAGACATTCGAGAACCTTGAcgacaagatgaagagatctTTATTGGACGAAATGCACAAGTGTGTGATTTCACTCACTGAAGACCAGTTTGGAA ACTACGTCATCCAGAGTGTTATCACTGTGGGGAAGCCCGAGGACAGGAACAAGGTTATTAGTCAGCTCAGAGGTCGCGTCACTACTT TCGCTCGACACAAGTTCGCCTCCAATGTCGTTGAAAAGGCCCTCATTCACGCCGACCCTGCTGATCGACGGGTCCTTATCGATGAACTCATCGGCATGCAGCTTGACGGGACGAACCAAGTCGGCATGCTTCTACGCGATGCCTACGCCAACTTCCCTCTCCAAACAGGCATGTTCGCCGCTGACCCCGCTCAGCGCGAAGAGCTTCTCGAGAttgtccttcctcttctccctcctctccgtcACACCCCAGTTGGAAAGCGCATCGAAGGTCGTCTGGCCCAGATGGAGAATGAGGGTAATATCTCTTCGGTGATGATGCGTAAGACTCTCTCATCTAGCACGGCTACCACCGATACCAACGCCGCGTTGTCCATGAGTCGAACTGCTAGCGGCTCAACCGTGCCCACATCGCCTGAGTTGAGCATCATCCACACACCTACTGTCAAATCCCCTAAGAAGGACGAAACTGAAGGGTGGTGA
- a CDS encoding hypothetical protein (Match to ESTs gb|CF186307.1|CF186307, gb|CF185436.1|CF185436, gb|CF187687.1|CF187687; HMMPfam hit to Proteasome, Proteasome A-type and B-type, score: 181.2, E(): 2.1e-51): MSRSSYDRYLTIFSPEGRLYQVEYAFKAISSAGITAVAIRGKDTSVVITQRKVPDKLLDPETITHLFQITPTIGCVVTGLIADARAQVQRTRSEAAQFRYKYGYEITPESLAKRMANINQVYTQRAGMRPLGISMILIGPDDERGPQLFKLDPAGYFTGYKATSSGQKQTEAANYLEKRWKTLEAEKKDLDRAGVIEMAIECLSSICATDFKASEIEIGISSLSPDEKHIEGQDGRFRQMDERERDEWLIRVGEKD, encoded by the exons ATGTCTCGTTCATCTTACGATCG ATAtctcaccatcttctctcctgaAGGAAGG CTTTATCAAGTCG AGTATGCTTTCAAGGCCATCTCTTCAGCCGGTATCACTGCTGTGGCCATAAGAGGCAAGGACACCTCCGTGGTCATTACCCAACGGAAAGTCCCT GACAAGCTCCTCGACCCGGAGACCATCACCCACCTGTTTCAAATCACCCCTACTATTGGATGTGTCGTGACCGGCTTGATCG CCGACGCGCGGGCGCAAGTGCAGCGAACACGATCAGAGGCTGCTCAGTTTAGGTATAAATACGGTTATGAGATTACTCCCGAATCTC TCGCGAAGCGTATGGCTAACATCAACCAAGTTTACACCCAACGAGCTGGCATGCGACCCCTCGGTATTT CTATGATTTTGATTGGTCCCGATGACGAAAGAGGACCTCAACTGTTTAAACTTGATCCTGCGGGATATTTTACTGGCTACAAGGCCACTTCTTCAGGACAGAAGCAGACTGAAGCCGCCAACTAT CTCGAGAAACGATGGAAGACTTTGGAAgctgagaagaaggatttgGATCGAGCAGGTGTGATTGAG ATGGCTATTGAATGTCTCTCGTCAATTTGCGCAACGGATTTCAAGGCGTCTGAAATTGAAATTGGTATTTCCTCATTGTCACCGGATGAGAAGCACATTGAAGGACAGGATGGAAGGTTTAGGCAGATGGACGagcgggagagagatgagtgGTTGATTAGAGTTGGAGAGAAGGACTAG
- a CDS encoding hypothetical protein (HMMPfam hit to SRF-TF, SRF-type transcription factor (DNA-binding and dimerisation domain), score: 84.4, E(): 2.8e-22), producing MGRKKIEIRPLTDERNRNVTFLKRKAGLMKKAWELSVLCAADVSIIIFSAAGKAFEFSSKELDSEIDRYHDYEGMIERRRAAEFAAMALAGEDDDDDEDDDTSRRGSASKSKAAAAANGNPPPTRSLKGKETFKHRTVRPGEDRKRKRQDKKQRRKSEPSEKRSFIDEIMSGGESDSEEEEKPRRRSNAEHGNGKRMSSLREEDELADDVPHASRQSLDGLQYALSMHASQPSFERFASRHRSPHAEFLAPAASSSQTPLTTPTIHRHPSDTIPYPMTNSLAAAPMQASLGVPQLGVHPSYSHNPNGHPGYLGYPKSLLGMQASYLPRQPFADAPQPSPYYGAQGPGSHPGGPPQPGLPTQMPGGQPIQWDQNLLARYAEFQLQQNHQRQQRILLERQRQQLAELGVPLDEKNLLDEIFGGVGASRSVSGGADPSGAGPGSALLTGLGNTASEGREEGNSLEFIWPLGNNAAAAAPISDEDRNDVSSRSVISAGHHQAAYGYGKPHVQQQKTGWGFDGAGFESMEEVASGSGVGLPSPVSAGAGGGRK from the exons atgggaaggaaaaagattGAAATTCGCCCGCTCACT GACGAGCGTAACAGAAATGTTACCTTTCTCAAG AGGAAAGCAggtttgatgaagaaggcctGGGAATTATCGGTACTTTGTGCCGCAGATGTGTCGATCATCATATTTTCTGCGGCCGGCAAGGCGTTCGAATTCTCAAGCAAGGAGCTGGATAGTGAGATAGACAGGTATCACGAT TATGAAGGGATGATTGAGAGGAGACGGGCGGCAGAGTTTGCAGCAATGGCGCTggcgggagaggatgatgatgatgatgaagatgatgatactTCAAGGAGAGGTTCTGCGTCCAAAAGCAAGGCGGCGGCTGCGGCAAACGGCAACCCTCCTCCTACTAGGAGTCtcaaagggaaggaaaCGTTCAAGCACCGAACAGTACGGCCAGGTGAAgacaggaagaggaaaagacaGGACAAGAAACAGCGACGTAAAAGTGAACCaagcgagaagaggagttTCATCGATGAGATCATGAGTGGAGGCGAGTCTGatagtgaagaagaagagaagccCAGACGACGGTCAAATGCAGAacatgggaatgggaagcGTATGAGTAGtttgagggaagaggacgagttGGCTGATGACGTGCCCCAC GCATCAAGACAATCTCTCGATGGATTACAATACGCACTCAGTATGCACGCCTCTCAACCATCATTCGAACGCTTTGCATCTCGTCATCGATCTCCTCACGCCGAATTTCTAGCTCCTGCcgcttcatcctcccaaACACCGCTTACAACTCCCACAATCCATCGTCACCCATCAGACACCATTCCATACCCAATGACCAACTCTCTTGCCGCTGCTCCGATGCAAGCATCTTTAGGTGTCCCACAGCTCGGTGTTCATCCTTCCTATTCTCACAATCCTAACGGTCATCCCGGTTATCTTGGTTACCCCAAGTCTCTTTTGGGGATGCAAGCGTCATATCTACCTCGTCAACCATTTGCTGACGCACCTCAGCCTTCACCATACTACGGTGCTCAGGGCCCAGGGTCTCATCCCGGTGGGCCTCCTCAACCCGGCCTTCCAACGCAGATGCCTGGGGGACAGCCTATTCAATGGGATCAAAATCTCCTCGCTCGTTATGCCGAGTTTCAACTCCAGCAGAATCACCAGCGTCAGCAACGCATACTCTTAGAGAGACAACGACAACAACTGGCAGAGCTGGGTGTACCTCTTGACGAGAAGAATTTGTTGGACGAGATCTTTGGAGGGGTAGGAGCCAGCCGGTCGGTGAGTGGAGGTGCAGATCCAAGTGGGGCAGGTCCGGGGTCAGCGCTTCTTACCGGACTTGGCAATACTGCCTctgaagggagagaagaagggaataGCCTAGAGTTCATCTGGCCATTGGGTAATAatgccgctgctgctgcgcCAATTAGCGATGAAGATCGAAACGACGTTTCTTCCCGTTCTGTTATTTCTGCTGGCCATCACCAGGCGGCTTATGGATATGGAAAGCCGCATGTTCAGCAGCAAAAGACGGGTTGGGGGTTTGATGGGGCCGGCTTTGAATCAATGGAGGAAGTGGCCAGCGGGAGTGGAGTGGGTTTACCAAGTCCTGTTTCAGCAGGTGCTGGCGGGGGCAGGAAGTAG
- a CDS encoding 40S ribosomal protein S1 (Match to ESTs gb|CF193278.1|CF193278, gb|CF193235.1|CF193235, gb|CF187432.1|CF187432; HMMPfam hit to Ribosomal_S3Ae, Ribosomal S3Ae family, score: 487.5, E(): 1.3e-143) encodes MAVGKNKRLSKGKKGIKKKVVDPFTRKEWYDIKAPSFFENRNAGKTLVNRTQGLKNANDSLKGRVLELSLADLNNDQEQSFRKIKLRVEDVAGKSCLTSFYGMDFTTDKLRSIVRKWQSLVEAHVDVKTTDGYVLRLFAIGFTKRQSNQVKKTTYAQSSQLKEIRAKMVEIMRREAEGSDLKELVQKFVPESIGREIEKAAKGIYPLHNVYVRKAKIVKTPKIDMSKLLESHGEAMDANTGSKVVKSGEFVEPEILESV; translated from the exons ATGGCTGTCGGCAAGAACAAGAGGCTTtcaaagggaaagaagggaattaagaagaaggtcgtcGACCCCTTCACCAGGAAGG AGTGGTACGACATCAAGgccccctccttcttcgagaACCGAAACGCCGGGAAGACTCTTGTCAACCGAACCCAGGGTCTCA AGAACGCCAACGACTCTTTGAAGGGCCGAGTCCTCGAGCTTTCTCTCGCTGACCTCAACAACGACCAGGAGCAGTCTTTCAGGAAGATCAAGCTTAGGGTCGAGGATGTTGCT GGCAAGAGCTGTCTCACCTCTTTCTACGGCATGGACTTCACCACCGACAAGCTCCGATCCATTGTCCGAAAATGGCAATCTCTCGTCGAGGCTCACGTTGACGTCAAGACAACTGACGGCTACGTTCTCCGACTCTTCGCTATTGGTTTCACCAAGCGTCAATCCAACCAGGTCAAGAAGACCACCTACGCTCAGTCTTCCCAACTCAAGGAGATCAGGGCCAAGATGGTTGAGATTATGCGACGTGAGGCTGAGGGTAGCGACTTGAAGGAGTTGGTCCAGAAGTTTGTTCCGGAGTCTATCGGCagggagattgagaaggcCGCCAAGGGCATCTACCCCCTCCACAACGTCTACGTCCGAAAGGCTAAGATCGTCAAGACCCCCAAGATTGACATGTCTAAGCTCCTCGAATCCCACGGTGAGGCCATGGAC GCCAACACCGGCTCCAAGGTTGTTAAGAGCGGTGAATTCGTCGAGCCCGAGATCCTCGAGTCCGTCTAA
- a CDS encoding hypothetical protein (Match to EST gb|CF187590.1|CF187590; HMMPfam hit to RRM_1, RNA recognition motif. (a.k.a. RRM, RBD, or RNP domain), score: 70.9, E(): 3.3e-18), with the protein MNLPAAEHYPDIPASSIPHPPTNIPPRRSSNSQSTAYLPTNLCFGNSPTYSQILSSSIGASTDGTDPEIMKRPLDSTLPISPMNGMQPHLENAPSFIDPLVPKKARYDGLDPSVVGPGHGPIGVPPLSAQRPFGAPGAAHAASSFGGLASGSVNMSGVNQQQEHGSMNQAQQGANIPGMQQGASFGMMGMGGFGMGFPFNMGMQQSFPGAPIVSPSMNPNTMTGNYGPAAAAAAAAAAGNTTGRTVYVGNLPAEASVDELLNLVRFGPIEAVRLLPEKSCVFISFLDGSTAAAFHADACVKKLALHGQELKIGWGKPSMVHPTVATAVASSQATRNVFVGNLDPETNEQDLRNQLSRFGPIDQVKIVRDKNIGFIHFLSISTAMKVVGSLPTEQGWEGKRVNYGKDRCAYVPKAQQDAVRQAQTQAMNAIAAQHQQATGSPFPAFSPMSAGFSNFPTPGPNTGFASPAFAGNNFSPVASGFTENGGMNQAGNRTIYLGNIHQDVTIEELCNHIRGGILHQVRYFPDKHIAFITFVDPVAAMQFHQNAHATGLSIMQRRLKVGWGKHSGPVPPALLQAIQAGASRNVYIGQIADFSLFTEEKLRQDFGEFGEIDMINFLNEKGVAFVNFTSIQSAQKAIEGIKLKPEYSTLRISYGKDRCANPPRTTAGRPPMPPPLGHESDPAIQIDNSAVEPGLYDENDAMLSYE; encoded by the exons ATGAACCTTCCTGCCGCCGAACATTACCCGGATATACCCGCATCCTccattcctcatcctcctaCCAATATCCCTCCACGACGGTCGTCAAATTCCCAATCCACCGCATACCTCCCAACTAACCTTTGTTTCGGTAACAGCCCAACGTACAGCCAAATCCTCTCGTCATCGATCGGTGCGTCAACCGACGGTACAGACCCGGAGATTATGAAA CGACCTTTGGACTCCACATTACCCATTTCCCCCATGAACGGTATGCAACCCCACCTCGAAAACGCTCCCTCTTTTATCGATCCTCTTGTCCCTAAAAAGGCTCGATACGACGGCTTGGACCCATCAGTTGTTGGACCTGGCCACGGTCCTATTGGTGTTCCCCCATTATCCGCTCAGAGACCTTTCGGCGCTCCCGGTGCTGCACATgcagcttcttcattcgGCGGCCTAGCGTCTGGTTCTGTCAACATGAGTGGAGTGAATCAGCAACAAGAGCATGGCAGTATGAACCAAGCGCAGCAAGGAGCAAATATCCCAGGGATGCAACAAGGAGCGTCTTTTGGTATGATGGGTATGGGCGGATTCGGCATGGGTTTTCCTTTCAACATGGGGATG CAACAAAGTTTCCCGGGTGCGCCTATCGTGTCACCGTCCATGAATCCCAATACTATGACTGGTAACTACGGACCTGCTGCTGCAGCTGCCGCGGCCGCCGCTGCTGGAAACACGACAGGAAGAACAGTGTACGTCGGTAACCTTCCTGCCGAGGCCTCCGTCGATGAACTTCTCAACCTTGTTCGATTCGGCCCCATTGAGGCTGTTCGTCTCCTTCCTGAAAAGTCCTGtgtcttcatctccttcctcgacGGGTCTACCGCAGCCGCCTTCCACGCTGACGCTTGCGTCAAGAAGCTTGCTCTCCACGGACAAGAACTGAAAATCGGATGGGGTAAGCCCTCCATGGTACATCCTACCGTTGCAACGGCTGTTGCAAGCAGTCAGGCGACCAGAAATGTGTTTGTTGGTAACCTGGACCCGGAGACAAATGAGCAGGATTTGAGGAATCAGTTGAGCAGGTTTGGACCTATCGACCAAGTCAAGATTGTGCGAGATAAGAACATTGGTTTCATCCACTTCTTGAGTATCTCTACGGCTATGAAA GTTGTCGGATCTTTGCCAACTGAgcaaggatgggaaggcaAGAGGGTCAACTACGGTAAGGATCGATGTGCCTATGTTCCTAAAGCCCAACAAGATGCCGTTCGACAAGCCCAAACCCAGGCGATGAATGCTATCGCCGCTCAGCATCAACAGGCCACTGGCTCACCCTTCCCTGCATTCTCCCCTATGTCTGCTGGATTCAGCAATTTCCCTACTCCTGGGCCTAACACTGGATTTGCGTCGCCTGCTTTCGCTGGCAACAACTTTTCCCCTGTGGCTTCCGGGTTTACTGAAAACGGAGGGATGAACCAGGCTGGAAACAGAACTATCTACTTGGGTAACATCCACCAAGACGTCACTATTGAGGAACTGTGTAACCACATCCGAGGAGGCATATTGCACCAAGTCCGATACTTTCCCGACAAGCACATCGCT TTCATCACATTTGTTGACCCCGTCGCCGCTATGCAATTCCACCAAAACGCTCACGCGACTGGTCTTTCAATTATGCAGCGTCGTCTAAAGGTTGGATGGGGCAAGCACTCTGGTCCTGTCCCTCCTGCGTTGTTGCAGGCTATTCAGGCCGGAGCTAGCAGGAATGTGTATATTGGACAGATTGCAGACTTTTCGTTGTTCACTGAGGAGAAATTGAGGCAGGACTTTGGAGAGTTTGGTG AGATTGATATGATCAACTTCTTGAATGAGAAGGGTGTCGCATTCGTCAACTT TACCTCTATCCAATCCGCTCAGAAGGCCATTGAGGGCATCAAACTCAAGCCTGAATACTCTACTCTTCGAATTTCCTATGGCAAGGACAGGTGTGCCAACCCTCCTAGGACCAC TGCCGGACGACCACCAATGCCCCCCCCCTTGGGCCATGAGTCTGACCCCGCTATCCAGATTGACAACTCTGCCGTTGAACCAGGCCTTTATGACGAAAATGACGCTATGCTCAGCTACGAATAG